The genomic stretch GGTCAGCGTCATGTTGCCGCCGCCGGACGAACCCGGCGAGCCGATATTGAGGTTGCCATTCGTGGTCGTGATCTGGGAATTGCCGCTGACGAGAACCGTGTAGCTCTGGCCGCCATAGGTAAACGTGCCGTCCAGGTTCAGCGTACAATTGCCGACATTGTTATATGTCAGGCTGCCGCCGCTGACGGAGGATGCGCAATCCGCGGCCCAGACCTGGCTGGCGTCGGACAGATAAACGCCCGAGGCCGCGAACATCACCGCGCCCGAAAAGGCCGTGCCGGCCAGATAGCGCCGGAGGCGACGCCGCGCCGATCCGCTCTTGGCGGCGGCAATGTTCTGCTGCGAAACACTGTGATGAATGCGGTGTGTACCAAACATTTTGATCCCCCTGGGCAGCCCCGGCAGGCAAAAGGCTGCCGCAGAGCAAAAAGCACGAAACCGACCAATACAGTCGCCCCCCTGAGCAGGAGAATAAAACCTGTCTTTTCCGCAATCAATCCAAATGTAAATAAATAATTAACATTATTTAATCCAAATTATTACGTGTAATTTACGGATGAGGATCTAATATATACATGTATTAATTCTTCATAACTGGCATTTACTTGTTCATAGATAACCAACCTGCACAGGGCGATGAGCCCCGCGGACCGGACGCATCTCCGCCCATCAAAGGGAAACAGTCACGCCAACGCCGCAACCATCTGATCTTGCTGCAAGCCGCTACTCGTCCCTGATCGGTTCGACCGGGACTGACGCATCCTGGCCGGGCCGTCGCGACGACAGGGGTATTTCGCAGTCAGACGAAGACATCTCGCTGCGCAATGTGTCAGAACAAATGAAAAGAGCGGACAGGCATTTCCATCAAAGACGGCCCGCTCCGGGACAACCGCCAAGCCCGTGACGCGCCCGCACAGGCGGCGCATGCGCCGCTTCATTGCGCCGCGCGGAAAGATACGGCGACGCCGGAAGCGGCGCGCACTTCGGCCCGCTTCCGGTCTTTCTCGTCGCTAGGCCCCCCGGCAGAAGGCCTGCCGTGGTCAGTTGACCGGCGGCGCCGCCGAAACCGCCGCGGAGAACCCCTTCATCGAAAGGGGCAGCGCGATTTCCTGGCCGTTCATGATCTTGAAGGAGACCGATGCGGCCTTGGCCGCCTTCAGTTCCTTCATCTGGTCGGCCGAAAGCTCCATGTCGGCGGCACAGACCTGCCCGCAGGTCACATAGGTCATGGTCATGTCCTTGCCCGCCGCGGCCGAGCCGACCGCGCCGCCCTTGACCGGCTGGCCTGCCGGCTCGCCGCCGACGGTGAAGGTCACGCCGGCGCGCAGATCGACATTGGATGGCGTCTGCACCACGAGACGCGGCGCATCCATGCCCGGCAGCGAGCCGACGGCCACCGTCAGGATGCGCTGGACCTGTCCGCCTTCCTGTTGCTGCACATTGAGCGTCTGGGTTGCCTCGCAGACGCGCTGCGGCGGGCCGGGCTCCTTCTCGTCGGCCTTCTGGATCTGCACGAGCATGCAGTGCTGCGACCAGTCCCCGTAGGAAACGGTGGTATCGGAGGCCGCCACCGGCTCCGACTGCTGGGCGCCGGCAGCGGTTGCGAAGAGCATGGCGCCCGCGAAGGCGGCGCCGAAAGCTTTACTGGTGATGATAGTCATGTCTTTCCCCTTGATGTCCCGGTTCATTCGAATGTCATGGCTGAGTGGCCCCGGCCGCTCAGGCCGCCTTGGCGGGCGAAGCCTTTTCGTTGAGTTCCAGCAGCACCTGCCAGTTCTGGGTCGAAGCAAGATGCAGCACGACCGCATCGTTGAAGCCGTTCTTGTGCCAGTCGATCAGCACATCCTGCGGCAGGTTGCGGAACCGGTCTTCGTCAACGACCAGCAGGCCATCGAGGCGGTAATGGCTCTTGTTGGCGAACGACATGTTGACCTGCTTGTCGACCAGAAGGTCCTGCTCCTTGAGGGCTTTGGCGAAGTCATTGCCGCGCAGGCTGGCCTGATGAAAACTGTTGCAGAATTCCATCATCGGCGCCGTCGCCTCGCCGGCCTTGCCGTCCTCGGCGAAGAGCGCCGATCCGTTTTCCGCCTCATCGGCGGGCTTGATGCGGTCACAGCCCTCGTCAAAGCCAAGCACGGTCTGGCTCTTGTCCTCCGACTGGATCAGGATGAAGGGGTAACGGCGGACATAGGCGGGAATATAGACCCCCGCCTGCCACGCGCCGGCGGAGTCGACGAAGAGGTTCTGTCCCTCCTTGAGGCCGGTCACCGCGACTGCGGTGGGCAGAGGGTCGCCCTTGACGAAGACGATCGGGTAATGGCGCGACGCCGGAACGAATTCAGCGGGCGACAGCGGCACCGCATTGGCCTTGGCGGCAAAGGAAAAGTCCTGCTTGCGTTCGAGCACGAGATCCTTGTGGTCCTCGAAACGCAGGACCTGCGGCGCACTGTAAAAGAGCGGGAGTCCATTGTTCTTCATTGTCACCCTTCCTCCTGGACTGAGCTTTCTGTTCATGTGGTTGCAGGATGCAACCTATGCGATATTATATTCAACTTACACGCAAAACAATCCTACATGTAGGAAAGTTTTGCGCGCAGAACCCCGCCCGATGCCGAAAGGCCTTTTGAAGGCACAATCCGCACAGGCACAGCGCCGGACGCTGTTCATGAATGCCTTTTCCGGCGGAATACCGGCAAGAGGTGTACCTTTTCGTGAAGCGACGCCGGGCTTGCCGCCCGGCGCCTGGCCCGCGTCATGCGTGAAGCGCTAGAACCGGATATTGAGCCTCGCTGTGACGTTCTGGCTGCGGTTGCCGCCGGCGAACTGGCCGGTATAGTTGACCCCGACGCTCACCGTGTCGGAGAACTCGGTATCCCAGCCGACGCTCAGGACCGCCTGGTCCTCGGCAAGCGGCGTGCCCGTTACGCCGAAGGGATCAGATCCGGCGAAGGTGAACGCCGCCGTCGGATCAAGATCGCCGAAGCCGTGACGCCAGCCGGCAGATGCCGACAGCCGGTTCTGGTAGCCGCCGAGGTCAAATTCCCACGCGCCCCGCAGACCCACCGTCGTAAACCCGGTGTTCATCGTCTGGCTTTGGTAGGAAAGCGCGGCAATCCCGCCCGTTTCCGTAAACGCGTCCGAATGCTGGTTGATATAGGCCGCATCAACATAGGGCTCCAGCGTGAAGCTGTCGGTCACGTCAAAGCCGTAGCCGAGACCGCCATAGACCTGGAACGTGCCCGCGTCATAACTGCCCGACAGATGGTCGGTGAAGGTCGAGGCATAGACGCTGCGGTTGGTCGAGACGCTGTGCCAGGTATAGGCCGTGCCGAAATCGACCCCGAAGCCGCCCCATTCGCCGCCGCCGTAAAGGCCGAACGTATAGTCGTCGCTCGTGCCCTTGGCATTGTGCGCATCGACCTTGTAGGTCGACTGGCCGAAGCCGGCGACCGCGCCGAAGCGCATGGAGCCGAAGGCCGCCGCATCCGCGCCGAGGAAGAAGCCCCCGACCGAATCCGTCATCTTCGCCGCAACGCCGCTGCCCTCCATGCTCGACCACGCGCCGTAGCCCGCGGCCCAGACCCCGATGCCGCCATTATCCTCCTCGAAGGCGCCGAAGGGCGTGGCAACCGGGCTCGGTTCGGCCGCGTAATTGCTCACCGCCGAAATCCCCGCGCCCGTCGAAACCCCGCCGAGCGAACCGCGCACCTGCTCGCCGGTCGCATTGCGAAGATACCGGCTGCCCGCAACCATCGCCGCATCGCTCGAGGCATAGACATCGCCCGAAAGCTGCGCGAGAACCTCTTCCGCCTCATCAATACGGATGTTCCTCAACGCCCGGAACTCTTCATGCCCGGAAAGGGATCTGATCGACGAAACAACCCCGCATGATTCGCCCGGGAGGCTGACACACACTTCCATCAGGCCAGTCGGACTGAGTTTCAGATAGAGAATGCCAGGATTGGCTGGACGTTCCACAAAACTGAATGAATAATCAAGATTGCCGGCATTGGTCGTGAAATTGGCATTATAGGTCGACCCTTGCGGGGCCTGGATGACTGGATAATAGATAGGAAGGGTGCTGAGGTCCGGTTCCGTGTTTGTGTGCGAGACGGTACCATGGATCGTACCGGTATCGAGGTGGACCTCATTCGCCACCGTGAGCATGCTGACAGAGCCGGAGCCGAAATCGGCGCCTACGACAAATCCGCTCCCGTCGTCCATCATTAGGTTTTGCGCCGTCAAGGTTGTTGCAGGCGGCAGACCGGTCACCGTGCGGGTACCGAATTCAAATAGGCCGCCCGCATGGACATGTACGTCGCCGAAAGCGCCTTGCCCCTCCAGAATGCCGCCGTCCATCACATTGATCGTGCCGAGAAGAGCGGCCGCCGCCGGTGACCCGGCCGGTCCGGTCACATTCAGCGTCACATTCTGCGGCACATTGGTAACCCCGGTGAAGGTATTTGCAGCCGTCAACTGCAGGTTGCCATTTGTTCCCGCATTGACGTTGAACGTCCCGCCGCCGCCGGCGCCGATCGAAGAGATGACGCCGTCAAAGCTCTGGTTGCCGGTCACATTCCAGTTCCAGGTCGCCGTCTGGCTGATGGAGATGTCGCCCGGCACGGCGCCGGCATCGGTCACCTCGAGCGTGCCTTCATTGACCAGCGTATCTCCCTGATAGCTGTTGGCCGTGGTCAGCCCGAGAGTGCCGGGCCCGTTCTTGCTCAATCCGACCGCACCCTGAAGCGCAACCCCGATCGTCGCGGTATAGGGGTTGTTCATGGCATCCTGGCCGACGGTGATGGACGCAGTGGTCGTTCCCGGAAACGCCATCAGAATGAGGCTGTCGGTCACGGCGAGCGGGCGAAGTGAATAGCCGTCGGCATCGAACTCCATGCCCGCGACCTTGATGAACTCGGTCACGGCGCGACTGTCGACGTCGACGGCCCCTCCCGTGGTTGCGAAAATGGCATAGCCACCCTGGGCCCAGGGGCCTGTGGCATCGCCCCGCGGGTTCGTCCAGTTGGTCATGTCTGCGTTCCAGGTCCCGGGGCCGCCGGCGCCGTTCGCCGAGGGCGGCATCGTCGGCTGCTGGTGGACACCGTTCCAGTAGGAATAGGCATCCGGGCCGACAGCCAGAACCAGGGTGCCGGGACCGGCTGAAGTCGCCGTGGCAAGGACCCGATGGAATGTGTTGTTCTGCACGGGCACGCTCGAAACATCGATCGTACTGGGGTCGCCGTTATAGGTGGTTGCGTAGTCGATCAACGGATAGGTGCCATCCGCCAGCATGCCTCCGCCCTGGACGGTCACCATCAGCGTGTTGGTCGAGGTACTCAAGATACCCGTCGCGATCGGCGCCGCTGCCCCGGGGGCAGGCGGCGTGGCATTGAGGGTCACAGCAAGGTTGGCGCCATTCTGGAGGAAGAGAGAAGTCCCTCCCGCCGTCAGTACCGGCTGGCCGGGAGGCGGCGCCTGAAGCGTGCCGTTTCTCTGCACAAGGACAGTACCGCCCAGATCGCCGGTCCCGGTCAGCGTGGCCCCGCCGGCAACCGTGGTCGTACCGGAGAAGCCCGGGCTCTGGCTGTTGAATTCGACCGTGCCGGCCTGAATGTTAAACCGGGCGCGGCTTCCGCCCGAGGTCAGCACGTTTGCGGCTCCGAACGTCATCGTCCCGGTCGCATTGACGGAGAGCGCGGCGCCCGTCACGTTGGCCACATCAATCGCACCCTGAAGCGGCATCGTTGCGCCGCTCAACATCAGCGTCCCGGCCGAAACTGACGTCTGGCCCGTATAAGAACTCACCGCAGCCAGTTCCAGCGTCCCGGGACCATCCTTTTCGAGCTGCGTGCCGGCGGCAAGCTGCGCGAGTTCCACGCCCATCGTGACCGTTGCGCTGGCGTCGGTCACATTGATCTTGACCGGACCGCCGCCGGCGCTGGTCAACGTCAGCGCCCCGCCGGTGAAGCTGTATGGGCCGATATCGAACTCCATTCCGCTGACGAGGATTGGAGCTCCTGTCCCGACCGCGACCGTTCCCGCACGGTCAATGAAATGCGCAACACCGCCAGACACCCAGGGATGATGGCCCGTTCCGTTCGCATCATCGGACCAAGCAACACCGCCCGTCGCGGTCCAGTTGCCGTTCCCGCCGAGTTGGCCTGTGGCGTTCTGGTGGGGGTTCCAGAACTCGTCCGGCGGAGTGCCGACCACCAGCCAGATTGTGTTGTTGTTCGGGTCGGCAAGGGAATAGGTCGCGTTCGGCGTCGCGAAGGTCAAGAGATCGAGCGCTGGCCGATTGCCGACATAAGAGAGAAGTGCATATTGCGTGCCGATCGGCAACGCCGTGCCGCCCGCCGTATTGACCGTGATGACGCCGCCGAGTGCGGCCACAAAGTCGCCGGTCGTGCTGAACAGCGGCATGGTGTTCGGATTGTTGCCGTCGAGCAGAACCACCATGGATGTCGTGGCCGCAGCAAAAGTCAGGCTCGAGCCGAGTTGAAGCGTTGTCCCGTGCGTGCCCGAGATCGCGCCGGTGGCCTGGACGGTGACGGGACCGCCGATCGCGCCGGAGCCCGCTAGCGTCGCGCCGTCAAGCACTGTTGTCGTTCCGAGGAACGAAGTCCCCGAGGCCGAGTTGAAGTTCACCGTGCCCGTGCCGGCGATGTGAAGCGCCGATGCGGCTACGCCGTGCAAGACATTGGTGAAGGTCAGGCCTGCGGCCGGTGCGAACAGGGAAAGCGTGGCGCCGTTTTGACCGCCCACCGTAATGTCGCCGACAACCGAGCCGGGTCCGGTCGCCGCGCCGATCTGGAGCGTGCCGCCGACGATGCTGGTGCCGCCCTGATAGGTCTTGTCGCCGGTGAACACGATGGTTCCGGCCCCGGTTTTTTCTGACGCCGGCCGGACCGTCGAGATTGACCGCGATGGTTGCGGTGACGGCCTGGGCATCGGCGTTGAGGCGCGCCAGATTGTCATCCCAGGCCGATTGCAGCGTGATGGCATCAGTGGCAGTGACGCCGGAAAGCGTATAGCCGCCAACCCGGAAATCCAGCCCCTGCACCGTGATCGTGCCGCTGGTCGTACTGTCGACCGAGACGGCGCCGGTTTGCGGCGTGCCGGCGAAGATCGCGGTTTTGGCCTGCTTCCACGCCACGTGGGCTGTGCCGCCGCTATCGGTCCAGTTCATGGCTGTCGCGGCGGCCTGATCCGCCGTCCATGTGCCGGGACCGCCGATGACCTGAGTCGTTGGCGGCTGTGTGGTCGTGCCGTTCCACCAGACCCCCGCGCTCGTGTCCACATTCGTGCCGGTGCCGACCAGGATCGCGATCCGGCTGCCGACGGACACGACCGTCGCATTGGTGGCGTTGACGTCGATACCCGCGGAAGCGGAAGCGATCTTGATGTCGGAGGCGACGCCGTTGATCGCGGTATAGTCGATCAGGAAATAGGGCTGCTGGCTGGGCGCAAGCACCGGCGCGTTGACCAGAACCACGCCGGCTGCCGTCAGGGTCCCGGTCGAAAACAGGCTGGCAGCGCCCGCCGTCAGGCCGCTGGCCTCGATCGTCGAGGGGCCCGTCATGCCGGCTGCATTCGTCAGCACCAGGCCGCCGGCGCCGGCGCCGAGCGTGAAGGTCGTCCCGCCCGAACCGGCGAGCGTCCCCTCCCCGGCAATCGTGACCGTGCCGCCGAGATTTCCGGTGGCGGACCCGGTCAGGGTCGCGCCGGCCACCACCGTCGTCTGGCCGAGGAAGCCGGCGCTTGCGCTGGTGAAGTTCACCACCCCGGGCCCGTTGACCACGAATTGCGAGGTTGCGTCCGAGGGCTGCAGGACATTGCCGAAGTCAAGCGGCGCGGCGAGGGTGGACGCGGCGTTGGCGTAAACCGAAAGCGTTGCGCCGGCGCTGATGGTGATATTGCCGGTCACCGACCCGTTGGTGGTGCCGTCGCCGAGCTGAAGCGTGCCCTCGGAAACGGTGGTGCCGCCGGAATAGGTGTTGGCCGCCGTCAGGATCAACGTGCCGGTCCCCGTCTTGGAGAGCGGCACGGCATTTCCGCCATCGCCGAGGATGACGCCAACCTTCGCATTATCTGTGGCTGTTCCACTGACCGAGATCGAAACAGCGCCGGGCGTGGCGTCGAGCGTCAGCGTGGAGGTGGCGTCCGTGCCCCTCAATTCGTAGCCGGTTACCGTAAACTGCATGCCGTTGATACTGATCGGCGCGGTGCTGTCGACCGTGACCGTACCACCAGTTTGCGTGAACACGGCGATATCGGCCTCGGACCAGAGAAGCGGCGGCTGTCCGCTGGAATCCGCCCAGCTCATCGTCGTCGCCGCATCCCAGGTACCGCTACCGCCGAAGTTATTGGGTCCCGGCGGCGTCAACGGATGCCAGAAGAGCTGCTGCCCACCGGGCGGACTTGCAATAATGTAGAGGAAACCGGGCGCCCCAGTCGGGTCATTGCCCAATCGGTAGCGGTTCGGGTTGTTCATGAGGGTGAGGTTGCTCGCGCTGCCGGTCGCGGAAGCCGTGAACTGGATCAGGTTATAGCGCTGCCCGACCACGAGATTTGCGGGCAGGAAAACCACATTGCCGGAGGTCATGTTCAGCGTGGTCACGGTAATGAGCGCCGGCGACGGGTTTGCTCCCGGGGCCGGATCGAGCGTCACGTTCAGCGTCGACCCGTTGCCGAGCGTCAGCGCGCCGTTGATCGTCAGGACCGGGGTCGTGGAATAATCTCCCGCGATCGTCCCGGCCTGGCTGACCGTCACATCGCCGTTGATCGTGCCGGTGCCCTTCAGCGTGCCGCCGGTCACCGACACGTTGCCGTTGATCGTGCCGCCGCCGTTCAGCGTGCCGCCGGTCAGCGCCACCGTTCCGCCGAGCACGCTGTTGGCGAGCATATTGAAGGTGCCCGCCGTGACATTCGTCTGCCCCAGGAACGTGTTGCTGTTGCTGGAAAAATCGAGCTGTCCGGCTCCCATCACGTGGAATATGGCCGGATTCGCATTATTGAGAGTAGCGGTCAGGACGTTGGAAAAGGACAGAGCGGGTTGGCTCGCCGCCTGATTGACGGCAAGGGTAGCGCCGGGAGCAATCGTGATGCCGGCCAGAATTGTGCTGTTCGTCGTTCCGTCGCCGAGCTGCAGCGTACCGCCGCTGACCGTGGTGCCGCCGGTATAGGTCTTGTTGCCGACGAAGACGAGCGTGCCAGTGCCGCCCTTCGTCAGGCTGTTCACCGCGGCCGGCACTGGCGCCCTGTTCATGCCGTCGGTGATGTCCACGGCAATTGTCGCCGTCACCGTGTCCACGTCGATTTCGCCGACTGTGTGGAGGCGCGGCGACATTTGAAGCACGCCGCCCGCACCCGCGATCAGGTGATACTCCTGGGCCGAGAACACGAGCCTGTCGAAACCCAGCGAGCCGACAACGGTCACCGTTCCGGCCGTATTGCCCTGGAAATAGCCGACGGAGCCCACCCAGGCAGCCGAATTGGAGCCATCCGGCTGGGTCCAGTTTCCAAGCCCCGCGATCCATGTGCCGGAACCTCCGGTGAGAGGGGTGCTGGTATAGCCGGGTCCAGGCGCTCCGCCGTTCCAGTATTGCGGCGTTTCGCCGGTCACTCTGTCATAGGTGATAAGCCGGATCATGCCCGGCGAACTCACGACGGCATTGGGGTCAACCGCATTGAGTTCATAATCCTTGCCAGCCGGCAGTCCCGTAATTGTCGTGGTTTTGAAGATCGTTCCGGGCACCTGGTTGAGTGCGCCGCCATACTGGAAGATATTGTAGACGGAGGCACTGCCCTGCACGGTGGCCGTGAGCGTGGCCAGGGAGACATCGAGCGCGCCGCTGGTGACGAACAGGGGCTGGCCGGCTGTGGCCTCTTCCAGATCGGCCGTTATTCCCCCCGTCGGGTTCCTCGTGAACTTAACCGATGTGCCGAGCGTGAGCGTGCTGCCCTGACGGTTGTAGAGGGACCCATTGTAGATGAGTTCCACCGCGCCTCCGAGGCTGCCCGTGCCGGAAAGAATACCGGAGATATTCGTGTTGCCGACATAGTCGGGATTGCTGCTGGTCAGGATCAGCTTGTGGGTGGAGTTGCCGTTGCGGATATCAAGTCGCGCATTGGTGTCGCTGGTGGTCTCGGTGTAAATGCGATTGCTGACGGTCTGATCCTGTGTTGCCGAATAGAGGACCAGCGCGCCGGCGTCGGAGACGATGATGTCGCCATTGACCGAGGCATCGTAGTAGGGTGCCGTGTAACCCGAGGCATCCAGGCCGCCCAGCGAGAGGGCGCCGCTCTTGATGTGGGTGTTGCCGGTATATTCCATGTTCGTGACGAATGTGATCAGGCCTCCGCCCTGTGTGCCATCGTTACTCTCGATGTAGAGGTCGGTCACGCTGCCGTCCTGACTGTTGTGGATCGGAACGGCAATGCTTTGACTGTTCTGGACCATGCCGACGATGGTTGCGTGGTTGCCCGTGGCCGGGGCCATGTGGAAGGCGCCGGTGCCCTGAATGACGTAGAAGTTCGAATTGCCCCCGTTGCCGTTCGGCGCGCCGAGATAGATCGTGTCGAAATTGATGTCGCCGACGACGTCGATCACTGGGTGATCCGCGGCCGTGCCGATGAAATAGGCATTGGTGCCCGGGGCGTTGGACCATGTCACGCCAGCCTGGGTGTTGCCGGCGTTCGTCCAGTTCAGGTTTCCGCCGACCGACCATGTGCCGTCGAGGGCGACGATGGGCGAGCCGTCACCAATCACTGCCACCGAGGTCCCGGGCGCATTCCAGTAGAGATCCAGTGCGGATGCCTGCTGCGGCATGCCGCAGTAAAGCGCTGCCCCGCTCGCCAGAAGCAGCGTCGTGAACGCCGTGCCCGACAGGAAACGGGAAAGCGGGCGAGGCTTGTGCCTGCCATCTTTTGTCGCGCCAGCTGCAACATGACCGTTGCTGAAAGGACCCTCAGTCGAACTGCGAAAATTAGCAGACATTCCATTCCCCCGCCTTGATCGCCGGAACAGCCGCGCAGCGGCCGTCACGAATTGCCAAAGATTGCGAGCCATATACATTTATACTAATATATACTTGTATATTGCTCTATATAATCAATATACATTCTGATAATTCAATATTGCAAACTTATTTTTCTGATTTATTACTTGTTACATTGTGAAGAGTGAAGCGTCGGCAGGAAGCTCGCGAGGAAGGTCTCCATCTTTCCGACGCCTGCGCGCAGCTGTGCAGGGGCGAAGGCGTGGGGCATGCCGCGTGGCAGGCTATCTCGTCCTCCTTGCCAATCGCGGCCTGCTGGTGCGGCGTCATTCACGCGGAAATGCTGAACATGGGCCATACCCGCGAAATGCCGGAGGACCTTGCCGCCCGCCTCGCTGCCGAGCAGGCGCTTTCAGGCAAGGCGCGCGTCATACTCCAGAACGAGACGGGATCGGTGCGAGGCGGCCGTTCGCCTGACGAACGCCTTCGATCGTCAGGCGAACAAAATTCGTCATATGAACTTTTAGGCTGACTTTCGTCGCCCTCCTCCCTAAAATCCTGGAGGTCGATAGGAGGTCGACATTATGGACAAGACAATTTCCTCGATTGAAGCA from Martelella sp. AD-3 encodes the following:
- a CDS encoding SapC family protein, which codes for MKNNGLPLFYSAPQVLRFEDHKDLVLERKQDFSFAAKANAVPLSPAEFVPASRHYPIVFVKGDPLPTAVAVTGLKEGQNLFVDSAGAWQAGVYIPAYVRRYPFILIQSEDKSQTVLGFDEGCDRIKPADEAENGSALFAEDGKAGEATAPMMEFCNSFHQASLRGNDFAKALKEQDLLVDKQVNMSFANKSHYRLDGLLVVDEDRFRNLPQDVLIDWHKNGFNDAVVLHLASTQNWQVLLELNEKASPAKAA
- a CDS encoding invasion associated locus B family protein produces the protein MTIITSKAFGAAFAGAMLFATAAGAQQSEPVAASDTTVSYGDWSQHCMLVQIQKADEKEPGPPQRVCEATQTLNVQQQEGGQVQRILTVAVGSLPGMDAPRLVVQTPSNVDLRAGVTFTVGGEPAGQPVKGGAVGSAAAGKDMTMTYVTCGQVCAADMELSADQMKELKAAKAASVSFKIMNGQEIALPLSMKGFSAAVSAAPPVN
- a CDS encoding autotransporter domain-containing protein, with translation MFTGDKTYQGGTSIVGGTLQIGAATGPGSVVGDITVGGQNGATLSLFAPAAGLTFTNVLHGVAASALHIAGTGTVNFNSASGTSFLGTTTVLDGATLAGSGAIGGPVTVQATGAISGTHGTTLQLGSSLTFAAATTSMVVLLDGNNPNTMPLFSTTGDFVAALGGVITVNTAGGTALPIGTQYALLSYVGNRPALDLLTFATPNATYSLADPNNNTIWLVVGTPPDEFWNPHQNATGQLGGNGNWTATGGVAWSDDANGTGHHPWVSGGVAHFIDRAGTVAVGTGAPILVSGMEFDIGPYSFTGGALTLTSAGGGPVKINVTDASATVTMGVELAQLAAGTQLEKDGPGTLELAAVSSYTGQTSVSAGTLMLSGATMPLQGAIDVANVTGAALSVNATGTMTFGAANVLTSGGSRARFNIQAGTVEFNSQSPGFSGTTTVAGGATLTGTGDLGGTVLVQRNGTLQAPPPGQPVLTAGGTSLFLQNGANLAVTLNATPPAPGAAAPIATGILSTSTNTLMVTVQGGGMLADGTYPLIDYATTYNGDPSTIDVSSVPVQNNTFHRVLATATSAGPGTLVLAVGPDAYSYWNGVHQQPTMPPSANGAGGPGTWNADMTNWTNPRGDATGPWAQGGYAIFATTGGAVDVDSRAVTEFIKVAGMEFDADGYSLRPLAVTDSLILMAFPGTTTASITVGQDAMNNPYTATIGVALQGAVGLSKNGPGTLGLTTANSYQGDTLVNEGTLEVTDAGAVPGDISISQTATWNWNVTGNQSFDGVISSIGAGGGGTFNVNAGTNGNLQLTAANTFTGVTNVPQNVTLNVTGPAGSPAAAALLGTINVMDGGILEGQGAFGDVHVHAGGLFEFGTRTVTGLPPATTLTAQNLMMDDGSGFVVGADFGSGSVSMLTVANEVHLDTGTIHGTVSHTNTEPDLSTLPIYYPVIQAPQGSTYNANFTTNAGNLDYSFSFVERPANPGILYLKLSPTGLMEVCVSLPGESCGVVSSIRSLSGHEEFRALRNIRIDEAEEVLAQLSGDVYASSDAAMVAGSRYLRNATGEQVRGSLGGVSTGAGISAVSNYAAEPSPVATPFGAFEEDNGGIGVWAAGYGAWSSMEGSGVAAKMTDSVGGFFLGADAAAFGSMRFGAVAGFGQSTYKVDAHNAKGTSDDYTFGLYGGGEWGGFGVDFGTAYTWHSVSTNRSVYASTFTDHLSGSYDAGTFQVYGGLGYGFDVTDSFTLEPYVDAAYINQHSDAFTETGGIAALSYQSQTMNTGFTTVGLRGAWEFDLGGYQNRLSASAGWRHGFGDLDPTAAFTFAGSDPFGVTGTPLAEDQAVLSVGWDTEFSDTVSVGVNYTGQFAGGNRSQNVTARLNIRF